From the genome of Bactrocera oleae isolate idBacOlea1 chromosome 2, idBacOlea1, whole genome shotgun sequence, one region includes:
- the LOC138856372 gene encoding uncharacterized protein, whose product MICTEDHLNKLQYIKLCALEYKEYLLMFVIKIPKEFQSEQLKTIIPIPNTAEIENVFEYKNVTYKFEEAKTLNELQISKHCIYLLNCELIKNSITEIFQIDGETILIKNANGIELNQNCDNRKIKLKNTTLIHYNNCTIKILYQTFSNTKTSYNQRFYYPNYDTHNFTNKITINDLVFKNEENLKKINELKYHKNISHIGISTLSFIVIIIIILISYKIKKKKNNTIQTQESFPLRCGGVMCPLSPQPDTTQQNIVNW is encoded by the exons ATGATATGTACTGAGGATC ACCTCAACAAacttcaatatataaaattatgcgccttggaatataaagaatatttgtTAATGTTCGTGATCAAAATCCCAAAAGAATTTCAATCGGAacaattaaaaactattattcCTATACCAAATACAGcagaaattgaaaatgtttttgaatacaaaaatgtCACTTATAAATTCGAAGAAGCTAAAACCCTCAATGAACTACAAATTTCTAAACATTGCATCTACTTATTAAATTGTGAACTTATCAAAAATAGCAttacagaaatttttcaaattgatggtgaaactattttaataaaaaatgcaaatggcaTAGAACTAAACCAGAATTGCGACAACagaaaaattaagttgaaaaacaCTACATTGATTCATTATAATAACTGCACAATTAAGATCCTATACCAAACATTCTCAAATACTAAAACATCATACAATCAAAGATTTTATTATCCAAACTATGATACTCACAATTTCactaataaaattacaattaacgaccttgtttttaaaaacgaagaaaatttaaaaaaaattaatgaattaaaatatcacaaaaatatcTCTCATATTGGAATATCAACTTTAAGTTTTATtgtgattataataataattttaatatcttataaaattaaaaaaaagaaaaacaatactATTCAAACTCAGGAGAGTTTTCCATTAAGATGCGGAGGAGTTATGTGTCCACTATCACCCCAACCAGACaccacacaacaaaatattgtaaattggtaa